A single Candidatus Micrarchaeia archaeon DNA region contains:
- a CDS encoding transglycosylase SLT domain-containing protein — protein sequence MKIIKTIIFILPIIFGIVPDCEAMKPKNEEYTIENLLDAIAIKESNGDSNAVGDNGRALGAFQIWEIYVKDVNRILGEKAFKNTDRLDYYKSRTMTKIYLEHYGKGKSLFDMARIHNGGLNGCKKEATRKYAEAVIKIMKSKEN from the coding sequence ATGAAAATCATAAAAACAATTATTTTCATCTTGCCGATTATTTTCGGAATTGTGCCGGATTGCGAAGCGATGAAGCCAAAGAACGAGGAATATACTATAGAGAACCTACTCGATGCGATTGCCATTAAAGAAAGCAACGGCGATTCTAATGCTGTTGGAGATAACGGCAGGGCTTTAGGTGCTTTTCAAATATGGGAAATCTACGTTAAAGATGTCAATAGAATTTTGGGCGAGAAAGCTTTCAAAAATACCGACCGTCTTGATTATTACAAAAGCCGGACAATGACAAAGATTTACTTGGAACATTATGGCAAGGGTAAGAGCCTGTTTGATATGGCCAGAATCCATAACGGCGGTTTAAATGGTTGCAAGAAAGAAGCAACGCGCAAATATGCCGAAGCTGTAATAAAAATTATGAAGTCAAAAGAGAATTGA